The window AGGCGCGGGTCATGACCCGCGCCCGGATTCTGCTGATGGTGCACCGAGGGGTTACCGACTCAGACATCAAAGAAGCCCTTGGAATCAGCGTCCAGATGGTGCAAGCGACTCGGAAGCGCTTTGCCCTGGGAGGCCTGGATGCGGCGCTCTT of the Deinococcus reticulitermitis genome contains:
- a CDS encoding helix-turn-helix domain-containing protein; translation: MTRARILLMVHRGVTDSDIKEALGISVQMVQATRKRFALGGLDAAL